A genome region from Salvia splendens isolate huo1 chromosome 19, SspV2, whole genome shotgun sequence includes the following:
- the LOC121778351 gene encoding WD repeat-containing protein 91 homolog, which yields MEKMKFAEELVREFLVFRGFTNTLQSFEKELATDIGKGFQVDKILDLIFSVYIPKFEAGKLIELLSFFRNCFSYSDPNLIDVISKLHQSILRYYVVYALKCGRKDAVLELFRDFGNELMRGDESWTSWFAVPYFQNPHLEPQFRVYFSDEWFRTLHLSVRNFLSEMLNGTRTPALLKIGSERDTVNRLKQEIKQLSLKLSQAQILLEETEAQICLFRSSEAASIAPSMTYETHDSLNELADDNRSNDIGQGFKENSAAGSSFDLRNEEDFPEVKTVFEDTFLGHTSPINCSRFSASGDNIASASVDGTVRIWTYDSSAPTSRNATIYCGAEIMSLEWDCKSDRLLLIGTSDGGIKAWNADAKRVVCDLNTSEAYPSILDLKCSPVEPIFVSAAASGRQGSVSSDSLGFASLTVWNMRTWKAMTVLPLGKDPPAITSSSFNHNGKLLAAAATDGLIHMFDMSSYQQVTGWPAHDGGISSILFGPDETSIFSLGTDGNIFEWSLHNQGKVLWSRNCSRLCNLENSSQWRHQMALDSEGRRLLVTSSSERAPIYQVRGRTSGMRSLAHKGSITTVDWHPHLPIFLTGSSDHSVRVTSISS from the exons atggagaaaatgaaattcGCGGAGGAGTTAGTGAGAGAATTCCTCGTGTTTAGAGGATTTACCAACACTCTGCAATCCTTCGAGAAAGAGCTAGCAACTGATATCGGCAAAGGATTTCAAGTCGACAAGATTTTAGACCTAATTTTCTCCGTCTACATCCCCAAGTTCGAGGCTGGGAAGTTGATCGAGCTGCTCAGCTTTTTCCGAAACTGCTTTTCATATTCTGATCCCAATCTGATCGATGTTATTTCAAAATTGCACCAGTCGATTCTGCGCTATTACGTCGTTTATGCCTTGAAATGTGGAAGGAAAGACGCTGTGTTGGAGCTTTTCAGAGATTTTGGGAATGAATTGATGCGGGGAGATGAAAGCTGGACTTCCTGGTTCG CTGTTCCGTATTTCCAGAATCCGCATTTGGAACCGCAGTTTCGCGTTTACTTCTCGGACGAGTGGTTCCGCACGTTGCACCTTTCTGTTAGGAACTTCTTGAGCGAGATGCTCAATGGTACTC GTACCCCTGCCTTATTAAAGATCGGTTCTGAAAGAGACACTGTGAACCGTCTCAAACAAGAGATAAAGCAACTTTCTCTCAAGTTATCTCAAGCTCAGATTCTGCTGGAAGAAACTGAGGCGCAAATATGTCTATTTAGGAG cTCTGAAGCTGCTAGCATTGCACCTAGTATGACTTATGAAACTCAT GATAGTTTAAATGAACTTGCTGATGACAATAGAAGTAATGATATTGGACAAGGTTTCAAAGAAAACTCTGCTGCAG GCAGTAGTTTTGATTTGCGTAATGAAGAAGATTTTCCAGAAGTGAAAACAGTGTTTGAG GATACATTCCTGGGCCACACAAGTCCAATCAATTGTAGCCGCTTTTCTGCTTCTGGCGATAATATAGCGAGTGCTTCTGTGGATGGCACAGTCAG GATATGGACCTATGATTCGTCAGCACCAACATCAAGAAACGCAACCATCTACTGTGGAGCTGAGATCATGTCTCTTGAGTGGGATTGCAAATCTGATCGTTTG CTACTCATAGGCACTTCTGATGGAGGCATAAAAGCATGGAACGCAGATGCTAAGCGAGTTGTTTGTGACCTAAACACTTCAGAAGCATATCCGAG CATTTTGGACCTGAAATGCAGTCCCGTGGAGCCTATTTTTGTTTCTGCGGCAGCATCAGGGAG GCAAGGTTCTGTTTCTTCTGATAGCTTGGGGTTTGCCTCATTGACTGTGTGGAACATGAGGACATGGAAGGCTATG ACAGTCCTTCCTCTTGGAAAAGATCCACCAGCAATAACCTCATCGAGCTTCAATCACAATGGAAAGCTTTTAGCAGCTGCTGCAACAGATGGCTTGATTCATATGTTTG ATATGTCTTCTTACCAACAAGTTACTGGATGGCCTGCACATGATGGCGGAATTAGCTCAATTCTTTTTGGGCCCGACGAGACCAGTATCTTTAGCTTGGGAACTGATGGAAAT ATATTTGAGTGGAGCTTGCACAATCAAGGCAAAGTACTTTGGTCAAGAAATTGCAGCAG GTTATGCAATCTTGAAAATTCTTCCCAGTGGAGACATCAAATGGCATTAGATTCCGAGGGGAGGAGACTTCTGGTGACATCTAGTTCAGAAAGAGCACCGATATACCAG GTTCGTGGTCGAACGAGTGGCATGAGAAGTCTTGCTCATAAGGGCTCGATCACAACTGTAGATTGGCATCCACACTTGCCCATCTTCTTGACTGGGTCATCTGATCACTCTGTCAGGGTCACATCAATATCATCATAG
- the LOC121780180 gene encoding reticulon-like protein B5, which produces MAEEHEKHGSAAESLIDKITDKFHGSGSSSSDSDNDGDLKSAASAVKAKIYRLFGREKPVHKVFGGGKPADIFLWRDKKVTGGVIGLATAIWVLFELLEYHLLTLVCHILILALAVTFLWSNASTFINKSQPKIPEIALPQDVVLGVASALRTEINSLFALLRVVASGRDLKKFLAVIAGLWIVSILGSCFNSLTLFYICFVLLHTVPVLYEKYEDQVDAFAEKAEAEFKKQYAVFDAKVLSKIPKGLKDKKLA; this is translated from the exons ATGGCCGAAGAACACGAGAAGCACGGATCCGCTGCTGAATCTCTCATCGATAAGATCACTGACAAATTCCACGGCAGCGGTTCGTCTTCATCTGACTCCGATAACGATGGGGACCTCAAATCAGCGGCATCCGCCGTGAAGGCCAAGATCTACCGTTTGTTCGGCCGCGAGAAGCCAGTGCACAAGGTTTTTGGAGGCGGAAAAC CTGCTGACATTTTCCTATGGAGGGACAAGAAGGTCACTGGTGGTGTGATAGGTCTTGCTACTGCAATTTGGGTGCTTTTTGAGTTGCTTGAGTATCACCTGCTCACTCTTGTTTGCCACATCCTGATTCTTGCATTAGCTGTAACTTTCTTGTGGTCCAATGCATCCACCTTCATCAACAA GTCCCAGCCAAAGATCCCTGAAATAGCTCTTCCTCAGGATGTTGTCCTGGGCGTAGCATCAGCCCTTAGGACAGAAATCAACTCACTTTTTGCTTTGCTTCGTGTTGTAGCATCTGGACGAGACTTGAAGAAATTCCTTGCT GTGATTGCTGGCCTTTGGATTGTTTCAATACTGGGATCCTGCTTCAACTCCCTTACCCTGTTTTACATAT GTTTTGTGTTGCTGCACACGGTTCCTGTTCTTTATGAGAAGTACGAAGACCAGGTTGATGCTTTTGCCGAGAAAGCTGAAGCTGAGTTCAAAAAACAATATGCTGTGTTTGATGCCAAGGTTTTGAGCAAAATCCCGAAAGGTCTTAAAGATAAGAAGCTTGCCTAG
- the LOC121778826 gene encoding S-type anion channel SLAH3-like has product MPPSPIEAHPHNTKTVLCRHSQPILKPCRINPVYNKRFNSFKTWSGKLERQLSTIRGRHRETEQPHIQAPQEFEVLPIQRYFDALEGPELETLRVSEEIILPEDEQWPFLLRFPISSFGICLGIGSQALMWKHLSSSAAISFLHVSPFINMALWIMSASLTLAAAVLYALKMIFYFEAVRREYLHPVRVNFFFAPWIALLFLALGVPPSVDEMLPSYLWYILMAPILCLELKIFGQWMSGGERRLSKVANPSNHICVVGNFAGALLGARLGLKEGPIFFFAVGTAHYLVLFVTLYQQLPTNETLPKELHPVFFLFVAAPSVASVAWATIQGSFDYGSRIAYFIALFLYVSLGVRVNFFRGFRFSLAWWAYTCPMTGAAIATMRYSSAVTCRATQILAVTLCVVATVAVAALFVNTVVHAVVHRDLFPNDMVIAISKRRRRRRRWYHKKLGSSDVGSVEQYLRYSKSDGKDVEAAFHSSTPTNKA; this is encoded by the exons ATGCCGCCTTCTCCAATTGAAGCTCATCCCCACAACACAAAGACGGTCTTATGTCGCCATTCTCAACCAATACTTAAACCTTGTCGAATCAACCCAGTTTACAACAAAAGATTCAACTCTTTCAAGACATGGTCTGGAAAACTCGAGCGTCAGCTCTCAACAATTCGGGGGAGACATCGCGAAACGGAGCAGCCACATATTCAAGCCCCACAAGAGTTCGAAGTTTTGCCCATACAACGATATTTTGACGCCCTAGAGGGCCCAGAACTCGAAACTCTACGC GTCTCGGAAGAAATAATTCTTCCAGAAGACGAGCAATGGCCATTCCTCCTCCGGTTCCCGATCTCCTCATTCGGAATCTGTCTCGGCATCGGCAGCCAAGCCCTAATGTGGAAGCATCTCTCGTCGTCGGCCGCGATCTCCTTCCTCCACGTCAGCCCTTTCATCAATATGGCATTATGGATCATGTCCGCGTCTCTCACCCTCGCCGCCGCCGTCCTTTACGCTCTGAAAATGATCTTCTACTTCGAGGCCGTCCGCCGCGAGTACTTACACCCGGTCCGCGTCAACTTCTTCTTCGCCCCGTGGATCGCCCTCCTCTTCTTAGCTCTCGGAGTTCCACCCTCAGTTGATGAGATGCTTCCCTCGTATCTTTGGTACATTCTCATGGCTCCGATCTTGTGCCTCGAGCTGAAGATCTTCGGGCAGTGGATGTCCGGCGGAGAGCGGCGGCTGTCGAAGGTGGCCAACCCCTCCAACCATATCTGCGTCGTCGGGAATTTCGCGGGGGCGTTGCTCGGGGCGCGATTGGGGCTGAAGGAAGGACCCATATTCTTCTTCGCGGTTGGAACGGCGCATTACCTAGTGCTGTTTGTGACTCTCTATCAACAGCTTCCCACAAACGAGACGCTCCCCAAGGAGCTCCACCCggttttcttcctctttgtgGCGGCGCCGAGCGTCGCCTCCGTAGCTTGGGCTACGATTCAGGGCTCCTTCGACTACGGCTCGCGCATCGCCTACTTCATCGCCTTGTTCCTCTACGTTTCGCTG GGTGTTCGAGTGAATTTCTTCCGAGGGTTCAGATTCTCGTTGGCGTGGTGGGCATACACGTGTCCTATGACTGGGGCGGCGATTGCGACGATGAGATATTCGAGTGCTGTGACATGCAGAGCCACACAGATTTTAGCGGTGACACTCTGCGTTGTGGCAACGGTGGCAGTGGCTGCATTGTTTGTGAACACGGTGGTTCACGCGGTGGTGCACAGGGACCTCTTCCCCAACGACATGGTGATCGCGATCAGCAAGAGGCGGCGCCGTAGACGACGATGGTACCACAAGAAATTGGGCAGCTCCGACGTCGGCAGCGTCGAGCAGTACCTTAGGTATTCGAAATCGGATGGGAAAGATGTTGAGGCTGCTTTTCATTCTTCAACTCCCACCAACAAAGCTTAA
- the LOC121778647 gene encoding S-type anion channel SLAH2-like — protein sequence MASKQDCHDIALPPLIKAISANEVDGFDEAKSSTLHPPSTSVFGIEAASMVKDTISISMPPSPAEAHLKNKKRIFFTSGDGKVEEKAEKPEAKGARFHSQPMPNRNPAHDRRFDSFKTWSGKLEKQISNLRGVPTQEEQPRPQEFENLPVHRYFDALEGPELDTLRASEEIILPGDKQWPFLLRFPISSFGITLGVGSQAIMWKSLSSSTATAFLDVSPHINLILWLITAALTLTVAVVYALKMIFYFEAVRREYYHPVRVNFFFAPWIALLFLALGVPPSVVETLPPYLWYILMAPILCLELKIYGQWMSGGQRRLSKVANPTNHLSVVGNFVGALLGATMGLKEGPIFFFAVGMAHYIVLFVTLYQRLPTNETLPKELHPVFFLFVAAPSVASMAWAKIQGSFDSGSRIAYFIALFLYVSLAVRVNFFRGFKFSLAWWAYTFPMTGAAIATVKYSSAVTCRATQILAVMLCIVATVAVAALLVSTVVHAVVLGDLFPNDMAIAISKRRPRRRWYHKRSGSSDSNIEQYLKYIDSDEKDVEASLHSPSPNSQD from the exons ATGGCTTCCAAACAAGATTGTCACGATATTGCATTACCACCTTTGATCAAAGCCATCTCTGCAAATGAAGTGGACGGTTTCGATGAAGCGAAATCATCCACCCTTCATCCTCCGAGCACCTCGGTTTTC GGGATCGAAGCAGCAAGCATGGTAAAGGACACAATCTCCATCAGTATGCCGCCTTCTCCGGCTGAAGCTCATCTCAAAAACAAAAAGCGCATCTTCTTCACAAGTGGTGATGGTAAAGTTGAGGAAAAAGCAGAGAAACCTGAGGCAAAAGGGGCTAGATTCCATTCCCAACCAATGCCCAATCGGAATCCGGCTCACGACAGAaggttcgactcattcaagacatGGTCGGGAAAACTCGAGAAACAAATCTCAAATCTACGCGGCGTACCCACACAGGAAGAACAACCTCGGCCGCAGGAATTCGAAAATCTACCCGTCCACCGATATTTCGACGCTTTGGAGGGCCCAGAGCTGGACACTCTACGC GCCTCAGAGGAAATCATTCTACCTGGGGACAAGCAATGGCCATTCCTCCTCCGGTTCCCGATCTCCTCCTTCGGTATCACCCTCGGCGTCGGCAGCCAAGCCATAATGTGGAAGAGCCTCTCGtcctccaccgccaccgccttcctCGACGTCTCGCCTCACATTAATCTAATACTGTGGCTCATCACCGCAGCTCTCACCCTCACCGTCGCCGTCGTTTACGCCCTGAAAATGATCTTCTACTTTGAGGCCGTCCGCCGCGAGTACTACCACCCGGTCCGGGTCAACTTCTTCTTCGCCCCGTGGATCGCCCTCCTCTTCTTAGCACTCGGAGTTCCGCCCTCAGTTGTTGAGACGCTTCCCCCGTATCTTTGGTACATTCTCATGGCTCCGATCTTGTGCCTCGAGCTTAAGATCTACGGCCAGTGGATGTCCGGCGGCCAGCGGCGGCTGTCCAAGGTGGCCAACCCTACCAACCATCTCTCCGTCGTCGGGAATTTCGTTGGGGCTTTGCTCGGAGCGACGATGGGGCTGAAGGAAGGGCCTATATTCTTCTTTGCGGTTGGGATGGCTCATTACATAGTGCTGTTTGTGACTCTCTATCAGCGGCTCCCGACGAACGAGACGCTCCCGAAGGAGCTCCACCCGGTTTTCTTCCTCTTCGTGGCGGCCCCGAGCGTCGCCTCCATGGCTTGGGCTAAGATTCAGGGCTCGTTCGACTCTGGTTCGCGCATAGCCTACTTCATCGCCTTGTTCCTCTATGTTTCGCTG GCTGTTCGAGTGAACTTTTTCCGAGGGTTCAAATTCTCGTTGGCGTGGTGGGCCTACACGTTTCCGATGACGGGGGCGGCGATTGCAACGGTGAAGTACTCGAGCGCGGTGACATGCAGGGCGACGCAGATTTTGGCGGTGATGCTCTGCATCGTGGCTACAGTGGCGGTGGCCGCGTTGCTTGTGAGCACGGTCGTCCACGCGGTGGTGCTCGGGGACTTGTTCCCCAATGACATGGCGATCGCGATCAGCAAGAGACGGCCGAGGCGGCGTTGGTACCACAAGAGATCGGGAAGCTCCGACAGCAACATCGAGCAGTACCTTAAGTATATTGATTCGGATGAGAAAGATGTGGAGGCTTCTCTTCATTCTCCCAGCCCCAATAGCCAAGATTGA
- the LOC121778090 gene encoding plastidial pyruvate kinase 2-like — translation MAQAAATGLIHAAFAPNSASRSHRFGLEKLRPIHSFESKVFGRNEKQKSHRGASAGKIVRSELQVIPAEEQNRYVQEIPQTGGTSAAIWSKPSVGRKTKIVCTIGPSTNTREMIWKLAEAGMNVARLNMSHGDHASHQKVIDLVKEYNAQSKDNVIAIMLDTKGPEVRSGDLPQPIPLATGQEFTFTIRRGVGTTDCVSVNYDDFVNDVEAGDMLLVDGGMMSFLVKSKTEDSVKCEVVDGGELMSRRHLNVRGKSATLPSITEKDWDDIKFGVDNKVDFYAVSFVKDASVVHELKKYLKDAGADIHVIVKIESADSIPNLHSIITASDGAMVARGDLGAELPVEEVPLLQEEIIGLCRSMGKAVIVATNMLESMIVHPTPTRAEVSDIAIAVKEGADAIMLSGETAHGKFPLKAVKVMHTVSLRMEATITGPQIPANLGQAFKNHMSEMFAFHATKMSNNLGTSIVVFTRTGFMAILLSHYRPRGTIFAFTNEKKIQQRLALYQGVCPVHMEFSADAEETFTNALTLLQKQGLVKEGEHIAVVQSGKQPIWRSESTHNIQLRKV, via the exons ATGGCCCAGGCGGCGGCGACGGGATTGATTCACGCCGCATTTGCCCCAAATTCGGCCTCTAGATCGCATCGGTTCGGTTTGGAAAAGCTCAGGCCAATTCATAGCTTTGAATCCAAGGTTTTTGGACGAAATGAGAAGCAGAAGAGTCACCGCGGAGCCAGCGCAGGGAAAATCGTGCGCTCTGAACTGCAAGTGATTCCG GCAGAAGAGCAAAACCGGTATGTACAGGAGATTCCGCAAACTGGCGgaacatcagcggctatatggTCTAAGCCTAGTGTGGGACGGAAGACAAAGATTGTTTGCACGATTGGGCCCTCCACGAACACCAGGGAAATGATATGGAAGCTCGCGGAGGCTGGAATGAACGTCGCGCGTCTCAATATGTCCCATGGAGATCATGCGTCTCACCAGAAAGTCATTGATTTGGTCAAGGAGTATAATGCTCAATCCAAAGACAATGTCATTGCCATCATGCTTGATACCAAG GGTCCTGAGGTTAGGAGTGGTGATTTACCTCAACCTATTCCACTTGCAACTGGTCAGGAATTTACTTTCACAATTCGAAGAGGAGTTGGCACGACAGATTGCGTCAGTGTAAACTATGATGATTTTGTTAATGATGTTGAAGCAGGAGATATGCTTCTTGTTGACG GTGGTATGATGTCATTCTTGGTGAAATCAAAGACTGAAGATTCAGTGAAGTGTGAAGTTGTTGATGGTGGAGAGCTTATGTCTCGAAGGCATCTCAATGTTCGAGGAAAAAGTGCAACACTTCCGTCAATTACTG AAAAGGACTGGGATGATATCAAATTTGGAGTGGACAACAAAGTTGACTTCTATGCCGTTTCCTTTGTCAAGGATGCATCTGTGGTCCATGAACTGAAGAAGTATCTTAAAG ATGCTGGCGCAGATATCCATGTCATTGTAAAAATTGAAAGTGCAGATTCGATACCAAATTTACATTCAATTATAACTGCATCTGATGGG GCTATGGTTGCCAGGGGGGATCTTGGCGCAGAGTTGCCGGTTGAAGAGGTCCCTTTATTGCAG GAAGAAATTATTGGGCTGTGTCGTAGTATGGGCAAGGCGGTCATAGTGGCAACAAATATGCTGGAAAGCATGATTGTACATCCCACTCCTACCCGAGCTGAGGTATCAGATATTGCGATAGCAGTTAAAGAAGGGGCCGATGCAATCATGCTCTCTGGAGAAACTGCACATGGAAA GTTCCCACTGAAGGCAGTTAAGGTAATGCACACAGTGTCCTTGCGGATGGAAGCTACAATAACCGGCCCACAAATTCCAGCAAATCTTGGCCAAGCCTTCAAG AATCATATGAGCGAAATGTTTGCATTCCATGCAACAAAGATGTCTAATAACCTTGGAACATCAATTGTTGTCTTCACTAGAACTGGCTTCATGGCGATTCTCCTGAGCCATTATAGACCGCGTGGAACAATATTTGCTTTCACAAATGA GAAGAAGATACAACAGAGATTAGCACTATACCAAGGCGTTTGCCCCGTACACATGGAGTTC